A region from the Muribaculum gordoncarteri genome encodes:
- a CDS encoding RNA polymerase sigma factor, which produces MLSKWDELRLIARCVAGDDRHAFERLVDEYNDGLRRFLLNLTLGDACLTDDLAQETFLKAYLSLRSFQGLARFKTWLYRIAYNEYYSYMRKLKEEYPESETQHDIMDSSIEHNDAKMDVERCLKVLNETERSIVLLFYMEDRPIKQISEITGLPPGTIKSHLSRSKAKMAKVF; this is translated from the coding sequence ATGTTGAGTAAATGGGATGAGCTTCGATTGATTGCTCGATGCGTGGCGGGTGACGACCGCCATGCATTCGAGCGGTTGGTCGACGAATATAACGACGGATTGCGTCGCTTCCTGCTCAACTTGACACTCGGCGACGCTTGCCTGACCGACGACCTGGCTCAAGAAACCTTTTTAAAGGCTTATCTGTCGCTTCGCTCATTTCAAGGACTTGCCCGATTCAAGACATGGCTGTATCGAATAGCCTACAACGAATACTACTCCTATATGCGCAAGCTGAAAGAGGAGTATCCCGAATCGGAAACGCAACACGACATAATGGATTCATCAATCGAACACAATGATGCAAAAATGGATGTCGAACGCTGCCTTAAAGTCCTCAACGAAACCGAACGCTCCATCGTATTGTTATTCTACATGGAGGATCGACCGATAAAACAAATCTCCGAGATAACAGGATTGCCGCCCGGCACAATTAAATCACACCTTTCGCGTTCAAAAGCGAAAATGGCAAAAGTATTTTAA
- a CDS encoding capsule assembly Wzi family protein produces the protein MRKSFPIITLVAGLSMLMSTSAYAIDGLHYRAEGAVSFSSGENTPFWLLNNKQGLSSIEKNNGYFRAGIFRDIDKDQKFSYGFGADLAVAYNFTSSFIIQQLYADIKYRCLGLSVGSKERVGEFNNPKLSSGNMLYSGNARPVPQIRAGIPDYTIVPWTNDWLAVKGYVAYGGFTDDGWQRDFAAPGKKRTEHVWYHSKGIYLRFGDLNRLPFYIEGGLEMAAQFGGRSITGDRVINMPNGLKDIIKVFFPSGGDSSTPMGEQTNVYGNHVGEWSLCATWYPGRDWGLKAYYEHFFEDHSQMFFEYTWKDGLWGLEVAFPKNPVISTFVYEYLYTKDQSGPVYWDHTPEIPEQVSGVDNYYNHGIYTGWQHWGMGIGNPLIISPIYNRDGDISFRSNRVIGHHFGIAGNPLPELSYRLLFSFTRNWGTYSVPFHNVENNYNGLLELTYSPKWFEGFSSTLSFGMDRGALLGNSKGVMLTLRKTGWL, from the coding sequence ATGAGAAAAAGCTTTCCTATCATTACGCTTGTCGCCGGACTATCAATGCTCATGTCGACATCGGCCTATGCGATAGACGGGCTGCATTACCGTGCCGAGGGGGCGGTAAGTTTCAGCAGCGGGGAAAACACTCCTTTCTGGTTGTTAAACAACAAGCAGGGCTTGTCGTCGATCGAAAAGAACAACGGTTATTTTCGAGCCGGGATATTTCGCGATATCGACAAGGATCAGAAATTTTCCTATGGCTTCGGTGCCGATTTGGCAGTAGCCTATAATTTCACATCATCGTTTATAATTCAGCAATTGTATGCCGACATAAAGTATCGCTGTCTTGGCCTGAGTGTAGGTAGCAAGGAGCGGGTAGGGGAATTCAACAATCCCAAGCTCAGCAGCGGTAATATGTTGTATTCGGGCAATGCCCGTCCTGTGCCTCAGATACGTGCAGGCATTCCCGACTATACCATAGTTCCGTGGACCAATGACTGGCTTGCCGTAAAAGGATATGTGGCTTACGGAGGATTCACCGACGATGGCTGGCAGCGTGATTTTGCCGCACCGGGTAAAAAACGCACCGAGCATGTATGGTACCACTCTAAGGGTATTTATCTGCGATTCGGCGATCTGAACCGCCTTCCGTTCTATATCGAGGGCGGACTTGAGATGGCTGCGCAGTTTGGAGGTCGCTCCATAACCGGCGATCGTGTAATCAATATGCCCAACGGTTTAAAGGATATTATAAAAGTGTTTTTCCCTTCGGGTGGCGATTCGAGCACTCCGATGGGAGAGCAGACTAACGTATATGGAAATCATGTCGGCGAATGGAGCCTTTGCGCTACATGGTATCCCGGTCGCGACTGGGGATTGAAGGCTTATTATGAGCACTTCTTCGAGGATCACTCGCAGATGTTCTTTGAATACACCTGGAAGGATGGACTGTGGGGACTTGAGGTTGCATTCCCGAAGAATCCTGTAATCAGCACATTTGTTTACGAATATCTTTATACAAAGGACCAGAGTGGGCCGGTGTATTGGGATCACACACCCGAAATACCTGAGCAGGTGAGTGGTGTTGACAATTACTATAATCACGGAATATACACCGGATGGCAGCACTGGGGCATGGGTATAGGAAATCCGCTTATCATTTCACCTATATATAATAGGGACGGCGACATTTCGTTCCGTAGCAATCGTGTTATAGGTCATCATTTCGGTATAGCCGGAAATCCGTTGCCGGAGTTGAGCTACAGGCTCTTATTCTCGTTTACTCGCAATTGGGGTACCTATTCAGTTCCTTTCCACAATGTCGAAAATAATTACAACGGGCTCTTGGAACTTACCTATTCACCCAAATGGTTTGAAGGATTCTCCTCGACATTATCGTTCGGCATGGACCGAGGCGCTCTTCTCGGAAACAGTAAGGGAGTTATGTTGACATTAAGAAAAACAGGATGGCTATGA
- a CDS encoding lipocalin-like domain-containing protein, giving the protein MRYKLIQLVMAMVMTVVLSGCAKRSINGDLDGQWQIMKIEYTDGSVATPERTYYCFFLHTINLRSVGGPSIAGNFTYKGDDIKIEFPNGNVENLKLYGINGTAVDFKIRALSSSKMTLQSDYAIIDFRKF; this is encoded by the coding sequence ATGAGATATAAATTAATTCAACTGGTCATGGCCATGGTCATGACTGTGGTTCTGTCGGGATGCGCCAAGCGTTCAATCAATGGTGACCTTGACGGACAGTGGCAGATAATGAAGATCGAATACACCGATGGCAGTGTTGCTACACCTGAGCGCACCTATTATTGCTTCTTCCTGCACACAATAAATCTGCGCAGTGTCGGGGGGCCTTCTATTGCCGGAAACTTCACATATAAGGGCGACGACATAAAGATAGAGTTCCCCAATGGCAATGTCGAGAATCTGAAATTGTACGGAATCAACGGCACCGCTGTCGACTTCAAAATCAGGGCTCTCTCGTCGTCGAAAATGACGCTGCAGTCGGATTATGCAATAATTGATTTCAGGAAATTCTGA
- a CDS encoding elongation factor G — protein MKVYETNEIKNIALLGSKGSGKTTLAEAMLYECGVIKRRGSIEAKNTVSDYFPVEKEYGYSVFSTIFYAEFLNKKLNVIDCPGSDDFVGNAITALNVTDTGVILIDAQYGVEVGTQNIFRTTAQLKKPVIFAMNQLDGEKADYDNVIEQMTEIFGPKVTPIQYPLSVGPGFNAMIDVLLMKKYSWGPDGGVPTIEEIPAEEMEKAQELHQKLVEAAAENDETLMEKFFDQGHLSEDEMREGIRKGLVDRSIYPVFCVSALKDMGVRRMMEFLGNVVPFVEDMPAPVDTEGDEVKPDSKGPLSLFMFKTTVEPHIGEVSYFKVMSGTLTPGVDLNNVDRGSKERIAQIFCVCGQFKTPVDKLCAGDIGATVKLKDARTGNTLDEKGCEYRFDFIKYPAPKYQRAIRPVTESDAEKLSEILTRMHEEDPTWQVEQSKELKQTILSGQGEFHLRTLKWRVENNDKLPIIFEEPKIPYRETITKAARADYRHKKQSGGAGQFGEVHLIIEPYTEGMPAPDTYRFGNQEYKMNVRDTQEIPLEWGGKLIIHNCIVGGAIDARFIPAIVKGLMDRMEQGPLTGSYARDVRVCIYDGKMHPVDSNEISFRLAGRNAFSEAFRNANPKILEPVYDVDVMVPADVMGDVMSDLQGRRAIIMGMSSENGFEKIQARVPLKEMSSYSTALSSITGGRSSFTMKFSSYELVPGDVQEKLLKAYAESNSEE, from the coding sequence ATGAAGGTTTACGAAACTAACGAAATCAAAAACATTGCTTTGCTTGGTAGCAAAGGCTCTGGGAAAACCACACTCGCTGAAGCTATGCTTTACGAGTGTGGAGTTATAAAACGTCGCGGCAGCATTGAAGCTAAAAACACTGTCAGTGACTATTTCCCGGTGGAGAAAGAGTATGGATACTCTGTGTTCTCTACCATTTTTTATGCCGAATTCCTCAACAAGAAGCTGAACGTAATCGACTGCCCGGGAAGCGACGACTTCGTGGGTAACGCCATTACTGCTCTTAACGTGACCGACACCGGCGTGATCCTCATCGATGCCCAGTATGGTGTCGAAGTGGGTACACAAAACATCTTCCGCACTACAGCCCAGTTGAAGAAACCGGTTATCTTCGCCATGAACCAGCTCGACGGTGAGAAAGCCGACTATGACAATGTAATCGAGCAGATGACCGAAATTTTCGGTCCCAAGGTTACTCCCATCCAGTATCCCCTCTCGGTAGGTCCCGGCTTCAACGCAATGATCGATGTGCTGTTGATGAAGAAATACTCATGGGGTCCCGACGGAGGAGTCCCCACCATCGAGGAAATTCCCGCCGAAGAGATGGAGAAGGCTCAGGAACTCCACCAGAAACTCGTTGAGGCTGCTGCCGAAAACGATGAAACATTGATGGAAAAGTTCTTCGACCAGGGACATCTTTCCGAGGACGAAATGCGCGAAGGTATTCGCAAGGGTCTTGTTGACCGCTCGATATATCCTGTATTCTGCGTCAGCGCACTCAAGGACATGGGTGTACGCCGCATGATGGAGTTCCTTGGCAATGTCGTTCCTTTCGTAGAAGATATGCCGGCTCCCGTCGACACTGAAGGCGACGAGGTTAAGCCCGACAGCAAGGGCCCGCTCTCGTTGTTCATGTTCAAGACCACAGTAGAGCCCCATATCGGTGAAGTAAGCTACTTCAAGGTGATGAGCGGTACACTCACTCCGGGTGTCGACCTCAACAATGTCGACCGAGGATCCAAGGAGCGCATAGCCCAGATATTCTGCGTTTGCGGACAATTCAAGACTCCCGTCGACAAGCTTTGCGCCGGTGACATAGGTGCAACTGTTAAGTTGAAGGATGCACGCACAGGCAACACCCTTGACGAGAAAGGTTGCGAATATCGCTTCGATTTCATCAAATATCCCGCGCCCAAGTATCAGCGCGCCATTCGCCCCGTTACCGAGAGCGACGCCGAAAAGCTCAGCGAGATTCTTACCCGTATGCATGAAGAGGATCCCACATGGCAAGTTGAACAGTCAAAGGAACTTAAGCAGACAATACTTTCAGGCCAGGGCGAATTCCACCTCCGCACACTCAAATGGCGTGTCGAGAACAACGACAAACTGCCCATCATATTTGAGGAGCCCAAGATTCCCTATCGTGAAACAATCACAAAGGCCGCTCGCGCCGACTATCGCCACAAGAAGCAATCGGGCGGTGCCGGACAGTTTGGTGAAGTTCACCTGATCATCGAGCCTTATACCGAAGGCATGCCGGCTCCCGACACCTATCGTTTCGGAAACCAGGAGTATAAGATGAACGTGCGTGACACTCAGGAAATTCCTCTTGAATGGGGCGGCAAGCTCATCATTCACAACTGTATCGTGGGTGGTGCTATCGATGCCCGATTCATTCCCGCCATCGTGAAGGGATTGATGGACCGCATGGAACAGGGTCCGCTGACCGGTTCTTACGCACGCGATGTAAGAGTATGTATCTACGACGGTAAGATGCACCCGGTTGACTCTAATGAAATCTCATTCCGCCTCGCAGGCCGTAACGCATTCAGCGAAGCATTCCGCAACGCCAATCCCAAGATTCTGGAACCCGTATACGATGTCGATGTCATGGTTCCTGCCGATGTCATGGGCGATGTGATGAGCGACCTTCAGGGACGACGCGCCATAATCATGGGTATGTCCAGCGAAAACGGATTTGAGAAGATTCAGGCACGTGTTCCCTTAAAGGAGATGTCATCCTACTCTACCGCACTCAGCTCAATCACCGGCGGACGCTCTTCATTTACTATGAAGTTCTCGTCCTACGAACTCGTCCCCGGCGATGTTCAGGAGAAGTTGCTTAAGGCCTACGCCGAGTCCAACAGCGAAGAATAA
- a CDS encoding DUF6249 domain-containing protein, producing the protein MKTKLIFTAALVMLLFNLSSCKGKSDISYNEQVGKEIIESIQEALTEINDSTFNDINIVADEDGDGVVVVKRSGLNADENGNINMKIDVNVEDDTSSPFTDAFAAIFLIILFSFFSPVTIVFIVFYFLYRNKRDRNRVIETSLTTGHELPKEFYAPFNPHRRLQSGVAYMAWGIGLFIFFMCIDSDIAWLCIIPCIIGIGKLIAYFLYEHKGQKAKCNELSNVE; encoded by the coding sequence ATGAAAACAAAACTGATCTTCACTGCAGCATTAGTAATGCTTCTGTTTAACCTCTCATCATGTAAAGGAAAGAGCGACATTTCCTATAATGAACAGGTAGGAAAGGAAATCATCGAAAGCATTCAGGAAGCACTGACCGAAATAAACGACTCCACATTCAACGACATCAACATCGTCGCCGATGAAGATGGAGATGGAGTAGTAGTCGTGAAACGTTCGGGATTAAATGCCGACGAAAACGGTAACATCAACATGAAAATAGATGTAAATGTAGAAGATGACACATCTTCGCCTTTTACCGATGCTTTTGCCGCCATATTCCTGATAATCCTATTCTCTTTCTTCAGCCCGGTGACAATCGTATTCATCGTATTCTATTTCCTATATCGTAATAAGCGCGACCGAAACCGAGTGATCGAAACTTCACTGACAACAGGTCATGAATTGCCTAAAGAGTTTTATGCTCCGTTCAATCCTCATCGTCGGTTGCAATCGGGAGTGGCCTATATGGCTTGGGGTATAGGACTGTTCATATTCTTCATGTGCATAGACTCAGACATAGCATGGCTATGCATCATACCCTGCATCATCGGAATCGGAAAGCTTATAGCTTACTTCTTATACGAACACAAAGGACAAAAAGCAAAATGCAACGAACTGAGCAATGTTGAGTAA